In Neisseria perflava, the DNA window GTGATTAAAGGTTGGGACGAAGGCTTCGGCGGCATGAAAGAAGGCGGCAAACGCAAGCTGACCATTCCTTCCGAAATGGGCTACGGCGCACACGGTGCCGGCGGCGTGATTCCTCCGCACGCAACCTTGATTTTTGAAGTCGAGCTGCTGAAAGTGTACGAATAAGCATTTGACGCTTCAAAAGACCGAGGCCGTCTGAAACCCGAAGTTTGGTTTTTCAGACGGCCTGTTTTATCAAGATTCGGTATAATGCCCTCTTTTACAAGCAAACCATTTCCCAAGGAACCCTCATGCTTTTACCCGAACAAGTCAAAACCCTGATTGAAGGCGTTACCCCTTGCGAACACGTCGAAGTCGAAGGCGACGGCCATCACTTCTTCGCCGTCATCGTTTCCTCCTCATTTGAAGGCAAAGCCCGCCTCGCCCGCCACCGCCTGATTAAAGACGGCCTCAAGCCGCAACTCGAAAGCAACGAATTGCACGCGCTGTCGATTTCCGTTGCCGCCACGCCGGCCGAATGGGCGGCCAAACAGGCTTAATTCGGAATCAAACAAAAGGCCGTCTGAAAACTTTTCAGACGGCCTTTTTCATACATATTAAACAGCGCAGGCAATCGATACAAACGACAAACCGCATTCGACAACACGCAATCGCTGTGTAAACCTTACCGGCACAACCGCCAAACTAGCCCTGCCGTTTCGGGAAAAACTGCACCACGTTCTCCCCTTGCGGCAACACCAATTTCTTCACGGCATGGCCGTACACGGTTTCAAGCGTGATGTTCAGACGGCCTTCGTTTTCAAAAATCTTATCCACACATTCCTTGGCCGCTTGCGGATTACTGAACTTCAACGCATTCCACAATCCCAAGGTTTCCATGTCCTGCCAAAACGTCCCGGCTTTTTTATAGCTCAACTCAAGCTTGGCCGTGTCGGTTACCGGATCGTAAAAGCCGTTGTCGGCGAGCATATCGCCCAAGTCGTGCATATCAATCAGCGTGGGCGCTTCGCATTCGATGCCTTCATGGTTCAGACGGCCTGTCAGCTCGGTCAGGCTGTCGCGGCCAAAGTGCGTGAAAAACAATAATCCGTCGGTTTTCAAAGCAACGGCCCAGTTTTTCAATACCGGCAAAATATCGTCGGCGCGGCTGAGGCTGAGGTTGGCCCACAGCATATCGGCGGATGCTTCGGGCAGCGGCGCGGTCAGGGCTTGGCAATGTTGCGGAATGGTTTTGCCGGTCAGCTTCTGCCAGAAACCGCCTTTGCGCGCGGCGGCGGCGGTTTTCAAAAAGTCGGCATTCGGATCGTATTCTTCAAACACGGCGTCGGGATAACGCGCGGCCAGCAGGCTGCGGCTGATGTCGGCATCGGCACCAATCAGCATGATGCGTTTGGGTGCATTGCGGACCAGCTGCAGGCGCTCGTCGGTGTCTTGGGCGAGATGGCGGTGAATTTGCCAGCGTTTGTCTTGTTCGGTCATGGTGGGTTGTGTCAGCGGGCTTTGCCCGACAATATTCTGTTTTTATGGTTGATGTTTGTTTCAGACGGCCTTTTCGACAAAATTGCGGTAGGTTTCGGCAAATTCGTCGGCATGGCTTAAAAAGGGCGCGTGTGCGGCTTTGTCGATAAGGACCAGCTCGCTGTTGCTCAAATGGCGGTGTAAATATTCGCCCATGCGCGGCGGCGTAATGGCGTCTTTCTGTCCAAACACCAGCAATGACGGCGTTTGAATAAGCGGCAACAGCGGACGCGCGTCGGCATGGTTGACCGCTTCAAGCGCGGCCTGTAAGGCGGAAGGCGTGCCGCAGCGCGCCAAATCAGGTAACACCCGGTTTAAGATTTCGCCCGAATGCGGCGTGTGCAGCAGTTGCAGTTGTAGAAACTGTTTAATATGTTTGGCATAATCCAGCTGAAATGCGCCGACCATCTTGCCCAAGGCAGGTTGTGCCAAGCCTTCTGGATAATCCGTGTCGGCAGTCAATCGGGCAAAACTTGCCGTCAGGCATAGCGATTGGATTTTGTCGGGATAAAGCGCGGTCAAATACAGGGCAACCAATCCACCCAGCGACCAGCCAAGAATGTGTGCCGGCGTGTCGATTTGTCCGGCAAAGGTTTCGGCAACGGCGGCAATATCAAACGGTTCGGCAAAAGACGCATCGCCGTGTCCGGGCAAATCAAGCGCGCGGACGTCCCAACCGGCAGGCAGGCGCGGTATCAAATCGTCGAATACATGGCGGTTCGCCGCCCAACCGTGTATCAGATAAACTTTTTTGGCGGAGTGTGGCATGAATGTTCTTTCTTGGTGGCGCAATTTGAAACGGCTCAATGCGCGACGTTGCGTATTATGCCACGATTCCGTTTCAGACGGCCTTTGCCGAGGCTGCGCAAACGATTTGACGGAATATTTTATCGACGCGGCACAAAGCTGTCCTTTGTGTTTCCGCCATGTCGAGGGCGGGGCGGTGTGCGGCAGTTGCCAGAAAAAGCCGCCCGCATTTGATAGAATGTGGGCCTCGCTGTATTACGAACCGCCCGTCAGCAGCATGATACGCGAGCTGAAACACTTGGCCGATTTGGGCATGAGCCGTCCGTTGGCGGATTTGATGTGCCAAAACGCACCGGACTGGCTGGCGACGGAACACTTCGATTTCGTCCTGCCCATGCCTTTGAGCAAAGAGCGGCGGCTCAAGCGCGGATTCAACCAAAGCGAGGCGTTGACGGATATTTTGGCAAAACGCTACGGCTGGACGCTGCTGCCGCGCCACGCGGTTTTCAGACGGCATGGCGAGCCGCAAAGTACGCTGAAAAGCAACGAACGTCGGCGAAATATCAAGAATGCATTTAAAATCAAAGCCGAATTGCCGAAGGCGTGTAATATTCTGTTAATTGACGATGTCTTTACCACCGGTTCGACCTTGGACGAATTGGCGAAAACGCTGAAAAAATCAGGCGCAGGTAAGATTTTTTGCTGGAGTTTAGCGCGGCCGCCAATGAAAAAATAGCTTAAACTTTTTGACACCCATGGAACATTTCGGCATTATGCCACTCTATAAGTGATTGATTTATATGTTTACCATAGTTTTGTACCAACCCGAAATCCCGCCCAATACGGGCAATATCATCCGCCTGTGCGCCAATACCGGTGCTGATTTGCACTTGGTCAAGCCGCTTGGTTTCCCTCTGGATTCGTCCAAAATGAAACGCGCGGGCTTGGATTATCACGAGTTTGCCAAACTGACGGTACATGAAAATTTCGATGATTGCCTCAAGGCCCTTGAAGGCCGTCGCATTTTCGCGCTGACCACCAAAGGTTCTACCCGACCCGACGAAGTTTCCTTCCGCGAAGGCGACGTGTTGCTGTTTGGTCCCGAAACGCGCGGCCTGCCTGCCGAAGTTCTCGACAGCCTGCCTGCCGGACAAAAAATCCGCCTGCCGATGATGCCCGACAGCAGGAGCATGAATCTTTCCAATACCGTCGCCGTTATTCTGTTTGAAGCATGGCGACAAAACGGTTTCGCAGGCGGCGTATAACAGGCCGTCTGAAACCGCTGCGTTATCAACTCAAGAACGGAACCCGTTTTGACTTTTACCAAAAAAACCCTCCTTTCCTTAGCCGCCGCCACCATCGGCGTCCTTTCCATCAATGCCGCCGTCGCCGACAGCGTGGTCCGAGTCGAAAAACTGCATCCTTCTGCCAACCGCAGTTACAAAGTTGCCGGCAAACGCTACACGCCGCTGACCAAAGTTTCCTCTTTCAGCCAAACCGGCAAAGCCTCATGGTACGGCAGCCAATTCCACGGCCGTAAAACTTCCAGCGGCGAGCGTTACAATATGAACGCCCTCTCCGCCGCCCACAAAACCCTCCCTATTCCCAGCTACGCACGTGTGACCAATATGCAAACCGGCAAAAGCGTCATCGTCCGTGTCAACGACCGCGGCCCTTTCCACGGCAACCGCGTCATCGATGTTTCCAAAGCCGCCGCCCAACAATTGGGTTTCATCAACCAAGGCACAGCCAACGTCAAAGTTGAACAAATCATCCCCGGCCAAACCGCCGCTCAAACCATTATTACCCCAAACAACAAAGAATTTTTTGTTGATTTGAAATCCTTCGGTACCGAACGCGAAGCGCAAGCCTATTTGAACCAAACCGCACAAAGCCTGCCATCCGACAGCAAAATCACGCTTGAAAAACGCAACTACGAATACGTTGTCAAAATGGGTCCGTTCAGCAGCCAAGAACGTGCCGCCGAAGCAGGCGAACGCGCCCGTCATCTGAACCTGGCATCCGCCATCTGATTTCGTCCGCGTTACCGCTGAAGTTTGATACAATACAAGGCCGTCTGAAACCCGATTGCAAGGTTTCAGACGGCCTTTTTTAATCACAGGGGAACACCATGATCAGCAGGCTCACAGGAAAATTGATTGAGAAAAATCCGCCGCAGGTCGTTATCGACGTCAACGGCGTCGGTTATGAAGCCGACGTTTCCATGCAGACTTTCTACAACCTGCCTTCCGTTGGCGAAACCGTCCATCTTTACACTCAGCTTGTTGTCCGCGAAGACGCACATTTGCTGTTTGGTTTCGCCTCAGCCGAGGAACGCGCCACCTTCCGCCAACTGGTCAAAGTCAGCGGCATCGGTGCCAAAACCGCATTGGGCATTTTGTCGGCCATGAATGCCGACGAGCTAGCGCAAGCCATCGCCGAAGAAGACGTCAAACGTCTCTCCTCCGCGCCCGGCATCGGCAAGAAAACCGCCGAACGCATGGTATTGGAACTGCGTGGCAAACTCGTGTCCCATACCGTTTCAGACGGCCTGTTTGCCCCTGATGCCGTTGCCGACGAAAGCCAAGACATTATCAACACCCTGCTTGCCCTCGGCTACAACGAACGCGAAGCCAAAGCCGCCACCAAAGGCATTCCCAAGGGCACGGAAGTCGGCGAAGGCGTGCGCCTGGCCTTGAAAAACCTGCTCAAATAAGGCCGTCTGAAACATGAAGACATTGGCCCTGAGCATCACCCTCTTTCTAAGCGCATGCGTCTATACCGAGACCCCGTATGGGCGCACCGCCGTCTTGGACCTGCCCGTCC includes these proteins:
- a CDS encoding BolA family protein, which gives rise to MLLPEQVKTLIEGVTPCEHVEVEGDGHHFFAVIVSSSFEGKARLARHRLIKDGLKPQLESNELHALSISVAATPAEWAAKQA
- a CDS encoding methyltransferase: MTEQDKRWQIHRHLAQDTDERLQLVRNAPKRIMLIGADADISRSLLAARYPDAVFEEYDPNADFLKTAAAARKGGFWQKLTGKTIPQHCQALTAPLPEASADMLWANLSLSRADDILPVLKNWAVALKTDGLLFFTHFGRDSLTELTGRLNHEGIECEAPTLIDMHDLGDMLADNGFYDPVTDTAKLELSYKKAGTFWQDMETLGLWNALKFSNPQAAKECVDKIFENEGRLNITLETVYGHAVKKLVLPQGENVVQFFPKRQG
- the bioH gene encoding pimeloyl-ACP methyl ester esterase BioH; its protein translation is MPHSAKKVYLIHGWAANRHVFDDLIPRLPAGWDVRALDLPGHGDASFAEPFDIAAVAETFAGQIDTPAHILGWSLGGLVALYLTALYPDKIQSLCLTASFARLTADTDYPEGLAQPALGKMVGAFQLDYAKHIKQFLQLQLLHTPHSGEILNRVLPDLARCGTPSALQAALEAVNHADARPLLPLIQTPSLLVFGQKDAITPPRMGEYLHRHLSNSELVLIDKAAHAPFLSHADEFAETYRNFVEKAV
- the ruvA gene encoding Holliday junction branch migration protein RuvA, whose protein sequence is MISRLTGKLIEKNPPQVVIDVNGVGYEADVSMQTFYNLPSVGETVHLYTQLVVREDAHLLFGFASAEERATFRQLVKVSGIGAKTALGILSAMNADELAQAIAEEDVKRLSSAPGIGKKTAERMVLELRGKLVSHTVSDGLFAPDAVADESQDIINTLLALGYNEREAKAATKGIPKGTEVGEGVRLALKNLLK
- a CDS encoding septal ring lytic transglycosylase RlpA family protein, which translates into the protein MTFTKKTLLSLAAATIGVLSINAAVADSVVRVEKLHPSANRSYKVAGKRYTPLTKVSSFSQTGKASWYGSQFHGRKTSSGERYNMNALSAAHKTLPIPSYARVTNMQTGKSVIVRVNDRGPFHGNRVIDVSKAAAQQLGFINQGTANVKVEQIIPGQTAAQTIITPNNKEFFVDLKSFGTEREAQAYLNQTAQSLPSDSKITLEKRNYEYVVKMGPFSSQERAAEAGERARHLNLASAI
- the trmL gene encoding tRNA (uridine(34)/cytosine(34)/5-carboxymethylaminomethyluridine(34)-2'-O)-methyltransferase TrmL, with translation MFTIVLYQPEIPPNTGNIIRLCANTGADLHLVKPLGFPLDSSKMKRAGLDYHEFAKLTVHENFDDCLKALEGRRIFALTTKGSTRPDEVSFREGDVLLFGPETRGLPAEVLDSLPAGQKIRLPMMPDSRSMNLSNTVAVILFEAWRQNGFAGGV
- a CDS encoding ComF family protein, whose amino-acid sequence is MNVLSWWRNLKRLNARRCVLCHDSVSDGLCRGCANDLTEYFIDAAQSCPLCFRHVEGGAVCGSCQKKPPAFDRMWASLYYEPPVSSMIRELKHLADLGMSRPLADLMCQNAPDWLATEHFDFVLPMPLSKERRLKRGFNQSEALTDILAKRYGWTLLPRHAVFRRHGEPQSTLKSNERRRNIKNAFKIKAELPKACNILLIDDVFTTGSTLDELAKTLKKSGAGKIFCWSLARPPMKK
- a CDS encoding FKBP-type peptidyl-prolyl cis-trans isomerase, coding for MMSPIIEDLQEGHGKEAVKGKEITVHYTGWLEDGTKFDSSLDRRQPLTITLGVGQVIKGWDEGFGGMKEGGKRKLTIPSEMGYGAHGAGGVIPPHATLIFEVELLKVYE